One region of Streptomyces leeuwenhoekii genomic DNA includes:
- a CDS encoding oxygenase MpaB family protein, translated as MSTATSAGSKKIAKWFTKEHVFGTERRWRRFGEPVPAGGSLREDGTPDYGIFGPGSMAWEVLLHPATLIFLNAAQSLVQIKSYKPITAGLRDHDPMSRKAQAGTLTMHDVYDRFARNAGMHAPMWLGDTKTAQNMAKHLHNIHQKVAGNVIDIGRPELGGYAASSPRDAMWAALTEMHPMLRAYEAFAFRGGKLPHRLPRRQRDRFIADSAAYLRLVGAPEEDIPTTTTELADLYEKYADLFQASKTALVIPGVGENYMELIDKTLKKNFHFSHLRGLIPYVLQTSMLALPMTGALPAKARRSMGVGPVKSAVSVVAAKLVLPVVWLMQQPPFEKYVLRRMWGPDAMKLIESARRLHREELERRTSAPAER; from the coding sequence ATGAGTACCGCCACGTCGGCCGGCAGCAAGAAGATCGCCAAGTGGTTCACCAAGGAGCACGTCTTCGGTACCGAGCGAAGGTGGCGACGCTTCGGTGAGCCTGTCCCCGCCGGCGGTTCGCTGCGCGAGGACGGAACACCGGATTACGGGATCTTCGGACCTGGCAGCATGGCGTGGGAGGTCCTCCTGCACCCAGCCACGCTCATCTTCCTGAACGCCGCCCAGTCGCTGGTGCAGATCAAGAGCTACAAGCCGATCACCGCGGGCCTGCGCGATCACGACCCGATGTCCCGCAAAGCCCAGGCCGGAACGCTGACCATGCACGACGTGTACGACCGGTTCGCACGCAATGCCGGTATGCACGCGCCCATGTGGCTCGGTGACACGAAGACCGCGCAGAACATGGCCAAGCACTTGCACAACATCCACCAGAAGGTGGCCGGTAACGTCATCGACATCGGCCGGCCCGAGCTGGGCGGATACGCGGCGAGCAGCCCGCGGGACGCAATGTGGGCCGCCCTGACGGAGATGCACCCCATGCTCCGCGCCTACGAGGCGTTCGCCTTCCGGGGCGGGAAACTGCCGCACCGCCTGCCCCGGCGGCAGCGGGACCGTTTCATCGCCGACTCCGCCGCGTACCTGCGGCTCGTCGGTGCCCCCGAGGAGGACATCCCCACGACCACGACCGAACTGGCCGATCTCTACGAGAAGTACGCTGACCTGTTCCAGGCCAGCAAGACAGCACTCGTCATACCCGGGGTCGGCGAGAACTACATGGAGCTGATCGACAAGACGCTGAAGAAGAACTTCCACTTCTCGCACCTGCGTGGTCTCATCCCGTACGTCCTGCAGACCTCGATGCTCGCGCTGCCCATGACCGGCGCTCTGCCGGCAAAGGCCCGGCGGTCCATGGGCGTCGGCCCGGTGAAGTCCGCAGTCTCCGTCGTGGCGGCGAAGCTCGTACTCCCGGTCGTCTGGCTCATGCAGCAGCCACCCTTCGAGAAGTACGTCCTGCGCCGCATGTGGGGTCCCGACGCCATGAAGCTGATCGAATCCGCGCGCCGCCTGCACCGGGAGGAACTGGAGCGCCGCACCTCCGCGCCGGCGGAGCGCTGA
- a CDS encoding TetR/AcrR family transcriptional regulator C-terminal domain-containing protein produces MMAVDRAPLTGSRRPVGRRAGIDLEQIVRAARSLDVGRLTVQAVADKLGVDRKAVRHHVTDRETLLRFVALDAFSESAAAVDIPEECSWQDACRSYATAFADAVIALDALAEHLPPDASIHPRFGEPVEAVSRKLVEAGFSDEAALRSLALLNSICMAHAQDTVFVMRDGERPRRRLAQETLDGRDQQFSTFARMVALGIDTYDRRQFDMSIDAFLLGVEALHLR; encoded by the coding sequence GTGATGGCCGTAGATCGGGCACCGCTCACCGGCAGTCGGAGGCCTGTCGGTCGCAGGGCGGGGATCGATCTGGAGCAGATCGTCCGCGCGGCCCGTTCGCTCGATGTGGGCAGGCTCACTGTGCAGGCCGTCGCCGACAAACTCGGCGTCGACCGCAAAGCCGTCCGTCATCATGTGACGGATCGGGAGACATTGCTGCGTTTCGTCGCCCTGGACGCGTTCTCCGAGAGTGCGGCCGCGGTCGACATCCCGGAGGAGTGTTCGTGGCAGGACGCCTGCCGCAGCTACGCCACGGCCTTCGCGGACGCCGTGATCGCACTCGACGCCCTCGCGGAACATCTGCCGCCGGACGCTTCCATCCATCCGCGGTTCGGTGAGCCGGTGGAAGCCGTGTCGAGAAAGCTCGTCGAGGCCGGATTCAGCGACGAGGCTGCCCTGCGCTCGCTGGCCCTGCTGAACAGCATCTGCATGGCGCACGCGCAGGACACCGTCTTCGTCATGCGCGACGGTGAGCGCCCCCGGCGTCGCCTGGCGCAGGAGACACTCGACGGGCGCGACCAGCAGTTCTCGACCTTCGCGCGCATGGTGGCGCTGGGTATCGACACCTACGACAGGCGTCAGTTCGACATGAGCATCGACGCCTTCCTGCTCGGCGTCGAGGCCCTCCACTTGCGCTGA